A DNA window from Thermosynechococcaceae cyanobacterium Okahandja contains the following coding sequences:
- a CDS encoding pirin family protein has protein sequence MLTIRPAAARGTAQFDWLESYHSFSFGHYYDPVHMGFSVLRVINEDRIAPGKGFGMHSHRDMEIITYMLAGALEHKDSLGNGSIIQRGDVQRMSAGTGILHSEFNPSSAEASHLLQIWILPNRTGLPPSYEERHFEASGKQGQWQLIAAPTGGDRALTIHQDVMLFATLLEPQQSLPYTFGSDRRGWLQVAAGTVRVNGVELNTGDGLAIAEEAQLLTEGITAAEVLLFDLPATPTPQP, from the coding sequence ATGCTCACTATCCGACCGGCAGCCGCCCGCGGCACGGCTCAGTTTGATTGGCTCGAAAGTTACCACAGTTTTTCCTTTGGCCATTACTACGACCCCGTCCACATGGGCTTTAGCGTGCTGCGGGTCATCAACGAGGATCGCATTGCCCCGGGCAAAGGGTTTGGGATGCATTCCCACCGCGATATGGAAATTATTACCTATATGCTCGCGGGTGCCCTTGAACACAAAGATAGTTTAGGCAATGGCTCCATTATCCAGCGTGGCGATGTGCAGCGCATGAGTGCGGGCACCGGTATTCTTCACAGTGAGTTTAACCCCTCAAGTGCCGAAGCCAGCCACCTGCTGCAAATTTGGATCCTGCCCAACCGGACGGGGCTGCCCCCCAGTTACGAAGAGCGGCACTTTGAGGCCAGTGGCAAACAGGGGCAATGGCAACTGATTGCGGCACCGACCGGGGGCGATCGCGCCCTTACCATCCATCAGGACGTGATGCTCTTTGCCACGCTGCTAGAGCCGCAGCAATCCCTCCCCTACACCTTTGGTAGCGATCGCCGCGGCTGGCTGCAAGTGGCCGCTGGTACGGTGCGGGTCAATGGCGTGGAACTCAATACCGGTGACGGGCTGGCCATTGCCGAAGAAGCCCAACTGCTTACTGAGGGAATCACCGCCGCTGAGGTGCTACTGTTTGACCTACCGGCAACCCCGACACCACAGCCCTAG
- a CDS encoding heavy metal translocating P-type ATPase, translated as MTSTPPESQTIAYEVVHHLPGRLRLRIPRLRYDERYLRQLQHLLVQQEVVQQIRVNIAAACVVVEYNHNGENHLALFRALIHRAADPDLPNPTILSIDKQVYSPWNTTYFLQKMALPVTALAIVALLPVQTPFYPVIVATVITVIALPTFQEALESLAHRHLNVTQLESLWTILHTLQGEYMAPVLAVLMSQVGGSLRDMTAQVGETQVFDPLDQQRTYWIERDGTRRNVSIRELQVGDHVIVAAGSAVPVDGEVLWGSAVIQRQFLTGESDLLPCEPEQMVLASSLVVRGQLCVNAKAVGSETQVGKTLQLAKQAPQLDTRIENYAEEISNQAILPAMGVSALVYGLTLDAHRAIAPLQLDFGAGIGITIPTAILAALTHAPQVGVYVRNGRALELLSRVNVIVFDKTGTLTEVKGTIVGVEILRKDLSEDTLLYWLSTIEQHINHPFALAIMDYAQERGILPGDYSDWSYEPGRGAMGVVEGHKILVGTHQFMSDNNIAADLEELRTHEGVLWNRSLACVACDGELVAVLFYSNPVRPETASVIADLQQRGIECYMVTGDHHEVANAVGYAAGFRLGQIYTNTLPEDKVEILKKFKNNGEKVVAYVGEGFNDTAAMAYADISISLPEGSDAARQTADILLMNNNLEGIIQAIALSKEVMEIINQNIALVVIPNVSVVLAGVFLSLHPVVAVLISNGATLLAELNSLRILTDYRPVKIQRSVSSGRSQTGMLDIPWKKRPRRSFVRLGNVPTQPR; from the coding sequence ATGACCAGTACCCCTCCTGAGTCCCAAACCATTGCCTACGAGGTTGTCCATCACTTGCCGGGGCGGTTGCGGTTGCGGATTCCGCGTCTGCGCTACGACGAGCGCTACTTGCGCCAGCTTCAGCACCTGTTGGTGCAGCAGGAGGTGGTTCAGCAAATTCGGGTCAACATTGCTGCCGCCTGCGTTGTTGTCGAGTACAACCATAATGGAGAGAATCACCTTGCCCTGTTTCGCGCCTTAATTCACCGGGCTGCGGATCCTGACCTGCCTAATCCCACGATCCTCTCAATTGATAAGCAGGTTTATTCCCCGTGGAACACCACCTATTTCCTGCAAAAGATGGCCTTGCCGGTGACTGCCCTAGCCATTGTTGCCCTCCTACCCGTGCAAACGCCCTTCTATCCGGTAATTGTGGCCACCGTGATTACCGTTATTGCTCTGCCCACCTTTCAAGAAGCCCTCGAAAGCCTTGCCCATCGCCACCTCAATGTGACGCAACTGGAATCCTTGTGGACGATTTTGCATACCCTGCAAGGGGAGTATATGGCACCGGTGCTGGCGGTGTTGATGAGCCAAGTGGGAGGCTCCCTGCGGGATATGACGGCCCAAGTGGGGGAAACCCAAGTCTTTGACCCCCTAGATCAGCAGCGAACCTACTGGATTGAACGGGACGGTACGCGCCGTAACGTCTCCATTCGCGAGTTGCAGGTGGGGGATCACGTCATTGTGGCGGCTGGCTCAGCCGTGCCGGTGGATGGTGAGGTGCTCTGGGGTTCCGCGGTCATTCAGCGGCAGTTCCTGACGGGGGAATCGGATCTGTTGCCCTGTGAGCCGGAACAAATGGTGTTGGCCTCCTCGCTGGTGGTGCGGGGGCAACTCTGTGTGAATGCTAAGGCGGTGGGCAGTGAGACCCAAGTGGGGAAAACGCTACAACTGGCGAAGCAAGCACCCCAACTGGATACCCGCATTGAAAACTATGCTGAGGAAATTTCTAACCAAGCGATCCTGCCCGCCATGGGGGTTTCTGCCCTTGTCTATGGGCTGACGTTGGATGCCCACCGGGCGATCGCGCCCTTGCAGCTTGACTTTGGGGCGGGCATTGGCATTACCATTCCCACGGCAATTTTGGCGGCCCTCACCCACGCACCTCAAGTGGGGGTCTATGTGCGCAATGGTCGTGCCCTTGAATTGCTCTCACGGGTCAATGTGATTGTCTTTGATAAAACTGGCACCCTCACCGAGGTAAAGGGGACGATTGTGGGGGTGGAAATTCTCAGAAAAGACCTGAGTGAAGACACGCTCCTCTATTGGTTGAGTACGATTGAGCAGCACATCAACCATCCCTTTGCCCTTGCTATTATGGACTACGCCCAAGAGCGGGGGATTCTTCCCGGAGACTACAGTGATTGGAGCTATGAACCCGGGCGGGGGGCGATGGGGGTGGTCGAGGGGCACAAGATTCTGGTGGGCACCCACCAGTTTATGAGCGATAACAACATTGCTGCCGACCTTGAGGAATTGCGTACCCATGAAGGGGTACTCTGGAATCGCTCCCTTGCCTGCGTGGCCTGTGATGGCGAACTGGTGGCCGTCCTCTTTTACAGCAACCCGGTCCGTCCGGAAACCGCCAGTGTGATTGCCGATTTGCAACAGCGGGGGATTGAGTGCTACATGGTTACCGGCGACCATCACGAGGTGGCCAACGCGGTGGGATATGCGGCGGGCTTTCGTCTCGGCCAAATTTATACCAATACCCTGCCCGAAGATAAGGTGGAAATCCTGAAAAAATTTAAGAACAACGGTGAAAAAGTTGTCGCCTACGTGGGTGAAGGGTTCAACGACACCGCAGCGATGGCCTACGCCGACATTTCGATTTCTCTTCCGGAGGGCAGTGATGCGGCACGGCAAACGGCAGATATTTTACTGATGAACAATAATCTGGAGGGAATTATTCAGGCGATCGCCCTCAGCAAAGAAGTGATGGAAATTATCAACCAAAACATTGCCCTAGTGGTCATTCCCAACGTAAGCGTGGTTTTGGCGGGGGTCTTTTTAAGCTTGCATCCGGTGGTAGCGGTTCTCATCAGTAACGGAGCCACCCTACTGGCAGAACTCAACAGTCTGCGCATTCTCACCGACTACCGCCCTGTGAAAATCCAGCGTAGTGTCAGCAGTGGCCGCTCCCAAACCGGTATGCTGGATATTCCTTGGAAAAAACGTCCCCGCCGCAGTTTTGTGCGTTTGGGCAATGTTCCAACCCAGCCTAGGTAG
- a CDS encoding transposase: protein MVTRRQTFRLYPNKAQEKALFAARRLHCYLYNACISHRQFEYKHHRKTISYLDQQNLLPAFKAEWEEFAMLHSQALQSTVKRVDLAYQSFFKGLHGKPKFKSIRKYSGWGYPAKSGWKVDSTGKHGTVKLNDLGITVKMRGKAKHWGTPTTLTIVYKPSRRQWFASFTVEVVTPAPKFGSESELSYQSIVAYDLGTETALTLFDGSNFEEIENPRFTHKNDEQVRKVAKQKRRKRAPKKGVKASRRWRKINKRESNLKAKVARQRRDWQHKVTSEIARRYDIGVTEKLNTKGMTRAAKKGSQRRQQKAGLNKSILSVGFGILNRMISYKIEQKGGLVLQLPTREIKPSQRCPKCGAIHKEWAELSNRYHVCSDCGFEVSRDKGAAMVMYNVATNQQLGVGTTLVSLGCLSSTSETRKHTGSMKQLGQKKRRKSSATVESGVLETPSACAVG from the coding sequence GTGGTAACGAGAAGACAGACATTTCGACTGTATCCAAACAAGGCGCAAGAAAAAGCCTTGTTTGCGGCACGTCGTTTGCACTGTTATCTCTACAATGCTTGTATCTCGCATCGTCAATTCGAGTATAAGCATCATCGCAAGACGATTAGCTACCTTGACCAGCAAAATCTCCTGCCCGCGTTCAAGGCGGAATGGGAAGAATTTGCAATGCTGCACTCGCAAGCACTGCAATCAACAGTGAAACGAGTTGATTTGGCATACCAGTCATTCTTCAAGGGATTGCACGGTAAGCCAAAATTCAAATCGATTCGCAAATACTCAGGATGGGGGTATCCTGCAAAGTCTGGATGGAAAGTTGACAGCACTGGCAAGCATGGAACGGTGAAACTCAATGATTTGGGTATCACCGTCAAGATGCGCGGCAAGGCAAAACATTGGGGGACTCCAACAACCCTAACCATTGTCTACAAGCCGTCTAGGCGCCAGTGGTTTGCATCATTCACTGTTGAGGTTGTCACCCCCGCACCGAAGTTTGGCTCTGAGTCTGAACTGTCGTATCAGTCGATTGTGGCCTATGACTTGGGGACTGAAACGGCTCTGACGTTGTTTGATGGGTCTAACTTTGAGGAAATCGAAAATCCTCGTTTCACCCATAAAAATGATGAGCAAGTTCGCAAAGTTGCCAAACAAAAACGACGGAAACGCGCCCCGAAGAAAGGGGTCAAGGCTTCACGTCGTTGGCGGAAAATCAACAAACGGGAGTCTAATCTAAAAGCTAAGGTTGCACGTCAGCGTAGAGACTGGCAACACAAAGTCACTTCAGAGATTGCACGTCGTTATGACATCGGAGTGACTGAAAAGCTGAATACGAAAGGGATGACCCGTGCTGCAAAGAAAGGAAGTCAGCGTAGGCAGCAAAAAGCAGGACTCAACAAATCGATTCTCTCGGTCGGTTTTGGGATTCTCAACAGGATGATCTCGTACAAGATCGAGCAGAAAGGTGGGTTGGTGTTGCAGCTTCCAACACGGGAAATCAAACCATCGCAGCGTTGTCCTAAGTGTGGAGCAATTCACAAAGAATGGGCTGAACTTAGCAATCGTTACCACGTTTGTTCTGACTGTGGTTTTGAGGTTTCCAGAGACAAGGGAGCTGCGATGGTGATGTACAACGTTGCAACGAATCAGCAACTGGGGGTTGGAACGACCCTCGTTAGTCTTGGATGTCTTAGCTCTACTTCAGAGACTCGTAAGCATACGGGTTCGATGAAGCAACTAGGGCAGAAGAAGAGACGGAAATCCTCTGCTACGGTGGAATCTGGGGTCTTAGAAACCCCATCCGCCTGTGCGGTGGGGTAG
- a CDS encoding bestrophin family ion channel, producing the protein MARKLFLHHSVFPKLPLHQTASKTIRHLLLDPNWLRLALRLRGSVIPAILPEVIFCSSFGLLISAIDVYLMNLHWPVLGSLIPSIVLGLLLVFRTNTAYERFWEGRRQWGNIVNTCRSLTRLMWTAIDETTPADRQAKIKAVHLVGVFAIATKQHLRHETFDELQPLLEPQQYQELQSVQNVPLRIALWIESYLHQQHRRGQLSLYQLTYIDELLVLLVDAMGACERILKTPMPLAYAIHLKQLLLLYCLLLPFQLVDNLVWWTGPMVGLIAFTLFGVEEIGIEIENPFGRDLNDLPLDAICLTMQQNINDLISAPPLHPFSIDSIDDVVTPYDQYPS; encoded by the coding sequence ATGGCCAGAAAATTATTTTTACATCACAGCGTGTTCCCCAAGTTGCCCCTCCACCAAACAGCCTCCAAAACCATCCGGCATTTACTCCTAGACCCTAACTGGTTACGCTTAGCGCTGCGGCTGCGCGGCTCTGTCATTCCGGCCATTCTGCCGGAGGTGATCTTTTGTAGTTCCTTTGGCCTACTGATTAGCGCCATCGATGTGTACCTCATGAACCTGCACTGGCCAGTGCTGGGGAGCTTAATTCCTTCGATTGTCCTTGGGTTACTCCTGGTGTTTCGCACCAACACCGCCTACGAACGGTTTTGGGAGGGGCGGCGACAGTGGGGCAACATCGTCAACACCTGCCGCAGTTTGACCCGCCTCATGTGGACGGCCATTGATGAAACCACGCCCGCTGACCGCCAAGCAAAAATTAAAGCCGTACATTTAGTCGGTGTGTTTGCGATCGCCACCAAACAGCACCTGCGCCACGAAACCTTTGACGAACTCCAGCCCCTCCTTGAACCCCAGCAATACCAAGAACTGCAATCGGTGCAAAATGTACCACTCCGCATTGCCCTATGGATAGAATCTTACCTGCACCAACAGCACCGCAGGGGTCAGTTGTCGTTGTACCAACTCACCTACATCGATGAACTACTGGTACTGCTCGTCGATGCCATGGGCGCTTGTGAGCGCATCCTAAAAACGCCGATGCCCCTCGCCTACGCCATTCACCTCAAGCAGTTACTGCTGCTGTACTGTCTGCTGTTGCCGTTCCAGTTAGTGGACAACCTCGTGTGGTGGACAGGCCCGATGGTGGGTCTCATTGCCTTTACCCTCTTTGGCGTAGAGGAAATTGGTATTGAAATTGAAAATCCCTTTGGCCGGGACTTAAATGATCTACCATTAGATGCAATCTGCCTCACGATGCAGCAAAACATTAATGATCTGATTAGTGCACCACCGCTCCACCCCTTCTCGATTGACTCCATTGATGATGTGGTAACGCCCTATGACCAGTACCCCTCCTGA
- a CDS encoding DUF87 domain-containing protein, translating into MTTASCPEIVGIVKGPGESGNEYVFITADARPVRIGEFVFYHIQEPQGEAAPLRQVLGKISTCCLIEHLPDRMFADYELDPGAIAALIGFTCEPAELYEITVEVMGYFDPRLGFSNLRRLPPPGAKVYRATDQMLQEVLNKKPPGAAGAAHIGSLLLREEGAVPISLDIKELVSTHMAILAGTGSGKSYTAGVLVEELLLPNNRAAVLIFDPHGEYHTLTEIQGHPDFQGADGYQPKVQLMTPDQIKIRVSSLEFYDILTLLPSTTDRQQAILKKAYDRVRVSNDRWGFADLIDAVYEVDRSIDEEGNSQQGSSASALAWKLEKMERSDYFHAYEHLPPPDLFKPGQVTILQMNEIPLEEQQVIATAILRQTTHARINTHKERVTRGSEQYLPYPVFILLEEAHRFAPAHEPSQCKQVLRTILSEGRKFGVGVGLITQRPGKLDSDVLSQCMSQFILRIINPVDQESLKHGVEAAGRDLLKELPALSKGQVIIAGACVNTPVLCRVRSRITRHGGDTLDAPALWQAYFQPEKQQQRQLETAPPAPRLKAKTVGRRSID; encoded by the coding sequence ATGACAACAGCTAGTTGCCCTGAAATTGTCGGCATTGTTAAAGGACCCGGGGAGTCCGGGAATGAATATGTGTTTATTACTGCCGATGCTCGCCCCGTGCGCATTGGGGAGTTTGTTTTTTATCACATTCAAGAGCCGCAAGGGGAGGCAGCGCCACTGCGACAAGTGCTGGGCAAAATTAGTACCTGCTGCCTGATTGAGCATTTACCGGATCGGATGTTTGCTGACTACGAACTGGATCCGGGGGCGATCGCGGCTCTGATTGGGTTTACCTGTGAACCTGCCGAACTCTACGAAATTACCGTCGAAGTCATGGGCTACTTTGACCCGCGCTTGGGCTTTAGTAACCTGCGGCGCTTGCCACCCCCGGGGGCAAAGGTCTATCGGGCAACGGATCAGATGCTGCAAGAGGTGCTCAATAAGAAACCGCCTGGTGCAGCGGGTGCGGCTCATATTGGTTCCTTACTGCTGCGGGAGGAGGGGGCGGTACCGATCAGCTTAGATATTAAAGAACTCGTCAGTACTCACATGGCCATTTTGGCGGGTACCGGCTCCGGTAAATCCTATACGGCGGGGGTACTCGTTGAAGAGTTACTCCTGCCTAACAACCGGGCGGCGGTGCTGATTTTCGACCCCCACGGGGAATACCACACCCTTACGGAGATTCAAGGCCATCCCGACTTTCAGGGCGCAGACGGCTACCAGCCCAAAGTACAACTGATGACCCCCGATCAAATTAAAATTCGTGTCTCGTCGTTAGAGTTTTACGATATTTTGACCCTGCTGCCCTCCACGACCGATCGCCAACAGGCCATCCTCAAAAAAGCTTACGACCGGGTGCGTGTTAGCAATGATCGCTGGGGGTTTGCCGACCTCATTGATGCCGTCTATGAGGTCGATCGCAGTATTGACGAGGAGGGCAATAGCCAACAAGGCTCTTCCGCTTCCGCCTTGGCATGGAAGCTAGAAAAAATGGAGCGCTCTGACTATTTCCATGCCTACGAGCACCTGCCACCGCCGGATCTCTTTAAGCCAGGGCAAGTTACCATCCTGCAGATGAATGAAATACCCTTGGAAGAGCAACAGGTGATTGCCACGGCTATCCTGCGCCAAACCACCCATGCCCGCATCAATACCCACAAAGAGCGGGTCACCCGAGGCAGCGAGCAGTACCTGCCCTATCCGGTGTTTATCCTGCTCGAAGAAGCCCATCGCTTTGCCCCCGCCCATGAACCCTCCCAGTGTAAACAGGTGTTGCGCACGATCCTGAGCGAAGGCCGTAAATTTGGCGTGGGTGTGGGTCTCATTACCCAGCGTCCGGGCAAGCTCGATAGCGATGTGCTCTCCCAGTGCATGAGCCAGTTTATTTTGCGCATTATTAACCCCGTCGATCAAGAGAGCCTGAAGCACGGTGTTGAGGCAGCAGGGCGAGATCTGCTCAAGGAGTTGCCCGCCCTCAGTAAAGGGCAGGTCATTATTGCCGGTGCCTGTGTGAATACCCCTGTGTTGTGTCGGGTGCGATCGCGCATCACCCGTCATGGCGGCGACACCCTAGATGCCCCGGCTCTGTGGCAAGCTTACTTTCAACCGGAGAAGCAGCAGCAGCGGCAACTGGAAACAGCCCCACCCGCCCCTCGACTCAAGGCAAAAACGGTAGGCCGCCGTTCTATTGATTAA
- a CDS encoding PD-(D/E)XK nuclease family protein, with protein sequence MYISQAHLRHLRDCPRHFQYRYLNRLGLPDPLAPTPAQQLGREFHRLMQQHFHGLDIHPLLDTQPILQEWFQRFEDTPPPMITGTRYTEHRCSSALLGFTLVGIYDLVIFGSEGAQILDWKTYPQPPAQNTLAHHWQTRLYCYLLAATTHYRPDQISMTYWFAQEPPPANFYTVRYSQLQHQQVEKDLRQQLQQLHPWLANHANGQDLPQVPPELIPKYCYTCAFQQRCQRTPPSQENPLDPYLAVLEDAIIPP encoded by the coding sequence ATGTATATTTCCCAGGCTCACCTGCGCCACCTCCGGGACTGCCCGCGCCACTTTCAGTACCGCTACCTAAATCGCTTAGGCTTGCCAGATCCCCTTGCCCCGACCCCGGCTCAACAGCTTGGCCGCGAGTTCCATCGCCTGATGCAGCAGCATTTTCACGGCCTAGATATCCACCCTCTCCTCGACACTCAGCCAATCCTGCAGGAATGGTTTCAGCGGTTTGAAGACACTCCACCGCCCATGATTACCGGCACCCGCTACACAGAGCATCGCTGTAGTAGTGCCCTGCTGGGCTTTACCCTTGTTGGCATTTACGATCTGGTCATTTTTGGCAGCGAGGGGGCGCAAATTCTCGACTGGAAAACCTATCCACAGCCCCCTGCCCAGAACACCTTAGCCCACCATTGGCAAACCCGCCTGTATTGCTACCTACTGGCGGCCACCACCCACTACCGCCCAGATCAAATTTCCATGACCTACTGGTTTGCCCAAGAGCCCCCCCCCGCCAATTTCTACACGGTGCGGTATAGTCAACTGCAGCACCAACAGGTTGAAAAAGACCTGAGGCAGCAGTTGCAGCAACTTCACCCCTGGCTGGCCAACCATGCCAACGGCCAAGACCTACCCCAAGTCCCCCCAGAGCTTATCCCTAAGTATTGCTACACCTGCGCCTTTCAGCAGCGCTGCCAGCGTACCCCCCCCAGCCAAGAGAACCCCTTAGACCCCTATTTAGCCGTGCTCGAAGACGCGATCATACCCCCCTAA
- a CDS encoding ribonuclease H-like domain-containing protein — MDLDFPLECFDTDLSTEALSRFLKATQVGVDTETMGLNIPRDRLCLVQLCDPAGQVAVIKIHRGQREAPHLKQLLEHPRMTKIFHYARFDLATLRYHLGIRVQPVFCTKIASKIARTYSPRHGLKDLALDLLGVELDKSAQSSDWGNAADLRDDQLRYAANDVRYLIPLKEQLVRILEREERLPLVQAALNCLPAIVELDLGGYDRVFEHG; from the coding sequence ATGGACTTAGATTTTCCCCTAGAGTGTTTTGACACTGACCTGAGTACAGAGGCGCTTAGCCGGTTCCTCAAGGCAACACAGGTAGGCGTGGACACCGAGACGATGGGATTAAATATCCCCCGCGATCGCCTGTGTTTGGTGCAACTGTGTGATCCCGCTGGCCAAGTGGCGGTCATTAAAATTCACCGTGGTCAACGGGAGGCACCGCACCTCAAGCAGCTTTTAGAGCACCCGCGCATGACCAAGATTTTTCATTATGCCCGCTTTGATTTGGCCACCCTCCGCTATCACTTAGGCATCCGCGTGCAACCGGTGTTTTGCACCAAAATTGCCAGTAAAATTGCCCGTACCTATTCGCCCCGCCATGGCCTTAAAGATTTGGCGCTTGATTTGCTGGGGGTGGAGTTGGATAAATCCGCCCAAAGTTCAGATTGGGGGAATGCGGCTGATCTGCGGGACGATCAACTGCGCTACGCCGCCAACGATGTGCGCTACCTCATTCCCCTCAAGGAGCAACTGGTGCGCATCCTAGAGCGGGAAGAGCGGCTCCCATTGGTTCAGGCTGCCTTGAATTGCTTGCCCGCAATTGTGGAACTGGATTTAGGGGGGTATGATCGCGTCTTCGAGCACGGCTAA
- a CDS encoding DNA starvation/stationary phase protection protein produces MTTTTTLKEQVLMTLKRQQANALVLYLNYKKYHWLTYGPLFRDLHLLFEEQGAAVFASIDELAERSLMLDGQPVADPADYLSTATVTPSSGKLSVKAMIEEAIANHELIITEMHQDAAVATEAGDIGTADLYTRLVQTHQKHRWFLKELLAKGDGLLT; encoded by the coding sequence ATGACAACCACAACCACGTTAAAAGAACAGGTTTTAATGACCCTGAAACGGCAGCAGGCGAACGCCCTTGTGTTGTACCTAAACTACAAAAAATACCACTGGCTCACCTATGGACCGCTGTTTCGCGATCTGCACCTGTTATTTGAAGAGCAAGGGGCGGCGGTATTTGCCAGCATTGATGAATTAGCGGAGCGCAGCTTGATGCTTGACGGCCAACCGGTTGCCGACCCTGCCGATTACCTCAGCACCGCAACGGTAACTCCCTCGAGTGGCAAGCTGAGCGTTAAGGCCATGATCGAAGAGGCGATCGCCAACCACGAACTCATCATCACCGAAATGCACCAAGATGCTGCCGTGGCCACCGAAGCGGGCGATATTGGCACCGCGGATCTTTATACTCGGCTCGTGCAAACCCATCAGAAACATCGCTGGTTCCTGAAGGAACTGCTGGCGAAAGGGGATGGCCTACTCACCTAG
- a CDS encoding response regulator, which produces MTSKKILVIDDSKVIRLRVREMLPEGDYEILEAKDGREGLQLIEQSDPTLIMLDFLLPRVSGWEVYQELEKSGRLGAIPLVIMSGRKEEVTEKLQEPFEWFEFIEKPFERAELESAIQEAFRKARKARPAKTPTPAPEVIASSGVDLSPIYAKLAALEAAVQELKAQPTAGGSGVDAAAFAQLQAAVAQLQSAPPAGGADQSRLEALEAENQKLHAEIEQLKRAVHQIVMALRRLQGSQ; this is translated from the coding sequence GTGACCAGCAAGAAAATCCTTGTCATTGACGATAGTAAAGTTATTCGGTTGCGCGTCCGCGAGATGTTACCGGAGGGCGACTACGAAATCTTAGAGGCAAAAGACGGCCGTGAGGGTTTGCAACTCATTGAGCAGTCTGACCCGACCCTGATTATGCTCGACTTTTTACTGCCGCGGGTCAGTGGTTGGGAAGTCTATCAAGAACTCGAGAAGTCCGGGCGGCTCGGAGCCATTCCCCTAGTGATTATGTCGGGTCGCAAGGAGGAAGTGACCGAAAAGCTACAGGAGCCTTTTGAGTGGTTTGAATTTATTGAAAAACCCTTTGAGCGCGCAGAGCTAGAGTCGGCCATTCAAGAGGCGTTTCGTAAGGCGCGTAAGGCTCGACCGGCCAAGACCCCAACCCCCGCTCCAGAGGTGATTGCCAGCAGTGGTGTGGACTTATCCCCCATCTACGCAAAATTGGCCGCCCTAGAGGCAGCCGTGCAGGAGCTGAAGGCACAACCTACGGCTGGGGGTAGCGGCGTGGATGCGGCGGCCTTTGCCCAACTCCAAGCGGCAGTGGCACAGCTACAGTCTGCCCCGCCAGCAGGGGGAGCAGATCAGAGCCGTCTTGAGGCTCTTGAAGCGGAAAATCAGAAACTTCACGCTGAAATCGAACAACTGAAGCGCGCCGTCCACCAAATTGTGATGGCGCTGCGCCGTCTTCAGGGGTCGCAGTAG